The Thermococcus sp. 4557 genomic sequence TTCAGGAAACCCGGGAACTGGAGGCACTCGATAGAGACCCTCGACGGGTAGTTCCAACATAATCCAGTAAAGTTTCTAAACCTCAATTCATATTTATTTTCTGGGTGGTTGTGTGGAAGCGCTCGCAATGGTGATAGGCTCGGCGGTTGCGTACCTGGTTCTATCAGGGAGGAAGGAAAGGGAATGGGAGGAGGAGCTCGATCTCAGCAGGGGCCTCAACATCGTCAGGATGTTCAAGGACCCGGAATACAACATAACCCCCAAGAACCGGCAGAATACCAAGGTTGCGGTCAAACACGCAGTAAAGATAAACAAACGCGCCCTTCTGGATGGCATGCCAAAGAGCGCGACACTGATTATCGTGGACAGCGCAGGGAGGGCCTACGCGGGCAAGTTCGGGGGAATCGAATATGAAAGGAGGGGCCTGATCCTCAAGAGGGACGTCCCGAAGATCAAGGTACGAACGGCAAAGCAGGGACGGCCGGTCGTGAGGGAGTACGACGACATCCAGGAGGTGTACATCAAGCTCATGAAGAGCACCGAGCACGTGGCAAACGAGTGGAGAAAGGATAAGTTCTACTACGCCGCCATCGTGGCGAAAAAGAAGGGCACGTATCCGTTTAAGATAAAGAGAGGTTAACGTTAAAAGCCCCCAATCTCTTCTAATTTTCGGTGGGAGAAATGCCCATGAGGTGCAAGTTCTGCGAGAGGCCGGCGTTCATAAAACTCCACTACCCAAGGATGTACCTGTGCCCCGAACACTTCACCGAGTACTTTGAGAGAAAGGTCAAACGCACGATAGAGCGCTACAAGCTGATAAAACCCGGCGAGAGGATTCTGGTTGTTGTGAGCGGGGGAAAGGACTCTGCCGTTACCGCTTACGTCCTCAAGAAGCTCGGCTACGACATCGAGTGCCTCCACATCAACCTGGGAATCGGCGAGTACTCCGAGAAGAGCGAGGAGTACGCCAAAAGGCAGTGCGAGGCTTTGGGAGTTCCCCTCCACATCGTCCGCGTTAAGGAGCTGCTCGGAAAGGGCATCGGAGAGGTTAGAACCAGAAGACCGACCTGCTCCTACTGCGGGCTAACGAAGAGGTACATCTTCAACAAGTTCGCCTACGACAACGGCTTTGACGCGGTGGCGACCGGTCACAACCTTGACGACGAGGCCAGCTTCATCTTCGCCAACCTGATGAACTGGAACACGCAGTATTTAGCCAAACAGGGACCGATAACCCCGGCGCAGTTCAACGGGAAGCTCGTGAAGAAGATAAAGCCGCTCTACGAGGTGACAGAGAGGGAGGTAGTCGCCTACGCCCTCGCCAACGGCATAGAGTACCACATCGAGGAATGCCCCCACGCGGTCGGGGCCACTACGATAGAGGTTAAGGGCATACTCAACGAGATGGAGGAGAGGCGGCCGGGAACGAAGATAAACTTCGTGAAGGGCTACCTCAGGAAGAAGGCCCTCTTCGAGAAGGAGCTCCAAGAGGCCGACCTCAGGGAGTGCAGGGTCTGCGGCATGCCCGCCAGCGGCGAGGTCTGTTCATTCTGCAGGTTCTGGCGCAGGGAGGAGCCAGTAAACTTCAAACTCTGATCCCTCCTCATTCCAAAGGACTGCTTTCGAGAGAGAGGGAGTAAGACGAAAGACTATTTAAATCCACTGGAATATTTTTCTACATCATCAGCACCACAAGTAATGAGGTGATAAAAATGAGCGTACCTGACGGCCTCATGATGAACATCTGGGAATCCCTGAGGATGGGCGAGATAGTCCTCATGGAGAGGACGGACAGCGGGGATCAGTACTTCGGCTTCTACCAGGCGGTGAGCTGGGGCAGGAGCAAGGGATACAAGGTTGCGGTCATCGACATCCTGGACTCGCTCCACATCCTGAAGGCCAAGGCGCGGCTCGCGGGCCTGGATGACGGAATCCTGGACAACATGAAGGTCATCAAGATAGGCGGCACGATAGAAACCGGGGAAGTCGTCGGGTGGATAAGGGACATCTCCGAGCCGGTGATTCTGGCAAAGAAGTTCATGGAAACCTACACCGAGCTCCTCGAATCAGAAGGGCCAACCCTCACCGCGGTGGTGGGCCTTGAGAAGCTCTTCGTGGCATCGGAGTTCTCACCGAAGAACGTCCAGGTCATAATCAGCGCCATATCCAAATACGTTGGCGACGAGAGGCGGCTTGCCGTCCAGTTCCTAAAGGCCAACGTCATAGACGGCATGAGGCAACCGGTCGTCAGGCTCCTGGAGGACATCGCAACCACCGTAATTCAGATATCGAGAAAGGACAAGGCGACTGAGTTCAGGGTGCTGAAGTCGGTGGACCCGAAACTTGAGGGAATGACGATAAAGATGTAATCAGACCCCATGCTAGACGATTAAATGTTCATTGAGGTCCACTCTTTTCCAACTTGTTGTTAGTATCGATAACACAAAGCATTGTCGCTTGAAATATACAAACTTCCAAGTTACATATGTCCTCCCAGATAAGTATCATTTTACATAGGTCCAAAGAAAAAAGCTTAAGTATCAAGATTTGCACAATTAGAATCTGGGGAGCACCATGAAAAGAGTTGCTGCAATTATAATTACTATTGCAATTATGACCGCAGCGGTGGGGTTCTGGACAGGATATGGCCAAAGTACAAATCAAAGCCGGCCGATACCCCCCACAGTAACCATAACGCTGGAAGGTAATACGCCATTTGAGATAGTAAACCCCAAAATTGTCAGAGAACAGTATCCATCCATACCTCATGTATCCTCGACAAAAACGGCTTTCTCGTACAAACCAAAAATAGAGAAAGCCGGTATTCCCCCTGCCCCTGCAGCCGTTATCACATCATCAAAGACAACCGCCGGAAAAAGCGATCCCGGGATCAGGGAGAAACTTTCTAGACAACA encodes the following:
- a CDS encoding DUF257 family protein; this encodes MSVPDGLMMNIWESLRMGEIVLMERTDSGDQYFGFYQAVSWGRSKGYKVAVIDILDSLHILKAKARLAGLDDGILDNMKVIKIGGTIETGEVVGWIRDISEPVILAKKFMETYTELLESEGPTLTAVVGLEKLFVASEFSPKNVQVIISAISKYVGDERRLAVQFLKANVIDGMRQPVVRLLEDIATTVIQISRKDKATEFRVLKSVDPKLEGMTIKM
- a CDS encoding TIGR00269 family protein, with the translated sequence MRCKFCERPAFIKLHYPRMYLCPEHFTEYFERKVKRTIERYKLIKPGERILVVVSGGKDSAVTAYVLKKLGYDIECLHINLGIGEYSEKSEEYAKRQCEALGVPLHIVRVKELLGKGIGEVRTRRPTCSYCGLTKRYIFNKFAYDNGFDAVATGHNLDDEASFIFANLMNWNTQYLAKQGPITPAQFNGKLVKKIKPLYEVTEREVVAYALANGIEYHIEECPHAVGATTIEVKGILNEMEERRPGTKINFVKGYLRKKALFEKELQEADLRECRVCGMPASGEVCSFCRFWRREEPVNFKL